One window from the genome of Candidatus Thermoplasmatota archaeon encodes:
- a CDS encoding antibiotic biosynthesis monooxygenase family protein, which produces MIVRVFRARPRPGKEKALEDYYIQTAVPQLQAQKGVRWVNFGRPLERGQEEYVLVSVWESKEDLIAFAGANWRKPKLLANEVDFVQDQVVDHYEMVPVGG; this is translated from the coding sequence ATGATCGTTCGCGTCTTCCGCGCCCGTCCGCGCCCTGGGAAGGAAAAGGCGCTGGAGGACTACTATATCCAGACGGCCGTCCCGCAGCTCCAAGCCCAGAAGGGCGTGCGGTGGGTCAACTTCGGCCGGCCCCTCGAACGCGGCCAGGAGGAGTACGTCCTCGTGAGCGTGTGGGAATCCAAAGAAGACCTCATCGCCTTCGCGGGGGCCAACTGGCGAAAGCCCAAGCTCCTGGCCAACGAGGTCGACTTCGTCCAGGATCAGGTCGTGGACCACTACGAGATGGTTCCCGTCGGCGGGTAG
- the lonB gene encoding ATP-dependent protease LonB — MNETKQVDEWVKEQDFSTTEDIKVPDRLIDQVIGQEKAVEVMRKAAEQRRHVMLIGDPGTGKSMLAKAMSELLPPEELEDIIAYPNPDDNHQPRIRVVPAGKGKEIVSAQKAEAQRKQERKATMQLLVVVALIALGVAMFLASQPHEPMFLLLGLFGALILFMIMRQMTVRETSLVPKLLVSHTPGEKPPFVDGTGSHAGSLLGDVRHDPFQSGGLETPAHDRVEAGAIHKAHKGVLFIDEINMLRMESQQSLLTALQERKFPILGQSERSSGAMVKTESVPCDFVLVAAGNMDALKGQEGNPFHPGMHPALRSRIRGYGYEVFMNSTMDDSDENRWKLVRFVAQEVKKDTKIPHFDKMAVAEILRDAQRRSGRRGKLTLRLRELGGLVRVAGDVAIEAKAPLVTQTHVVKAKMIARSLEQQVVDQMIEHRREYRTFRVSGGAIGQVNGLAVFMGGEVGEPSGIVMPIAAEVTPSQSKSEGKVIATGKLGDIAREAVQNVAAVIKKHTGVDVTTHDIHIQFVLAHEGVEGDSASISVATAVISALEEIEVDQGAAMTGSLSIRGDVLPVGGVTAKIEAAAEAGLKKVIIPRANLQDVLIEERYRDRIKIVPVETLDEVLQEVLMTSPKKKGLVEKLAKFMHKTSTTLGTGVPGAGVPAGASGATKTPGL; from the coding sequence ATGAACGAGACGAAACAGGTCGACGAGTGGGTCAAGGAGCAGGATTTCTCCACGACGGAGGACATCAAGGTTCCGGACCGGCTCATCGACCAGGTCATCGGCCAGGAGAAGGCCGTCGAGGTGATGCGGAAGGCCGCGGAGCAGCGGCGCCACGTCATGCTCATCGGCGACCCCGGAACGGGCAAGTCCATGCTCGCCAAGGCCATGAGCGAGCTTCTGCCGCCCGAGGAACTCGAGGACATCATCGCCTACCCCAATCCCGACGACAATCACCAGCCGCGCATCCGGGTCGTGCCGGCCGGCAAGGGCAAGGAGATCGTCTCCGCCCAGAAGGCCGAGGCGCAACGCAAGCAGGAGCGCAAGGCCACCATGCAGCTCCTCGTGGTCGTGGCCCTCATCGCGCTTGGCGTCGCCATGTTCCTTGCAAGCCAGCCGCACGAGCCCATGTTCCTCCTGCTGGGACTCTTTGGCGCGCTCATCCTCTTCATGATCATGCGGCAGATGACGGTTCGCGAGACGTCGCTTGTCCCCAAGCTCCTCGTGAGCCACACGCCCGGCGAGAAGCCCCCGTTCGTCGACGGCACGGGCAGCCACGCGGGCTCGCTTTTGGGCGACGTGCGCCACGACCCCTTCCAGTCGGGCGGCCTCGAGACGCCCGCGCACGACCGCGTCGAGGCCGGGGCCATCCACAAGGCGCACAAGGGCGTGCTCTTCATCGACGAGATCAACATGCTCCGCATGGAGAGCCAGCAGTCGCTGCTCACCGCCCTCCAGGAGCGGAAGTTCCCGATCCTCGGCCAATCCGAGCGCTCCAGCGGCGCGATGGTGAAGACGGAGTCCGTGCCGTGCGACTTCGTGCTCGTCGCGGCGGGCAACATGGACGCGCTCAAGGGCCAGGAAGGCAACCCCTTCCACCCGGGCATGCACCCGGCGCTCCGCTCGCGCATCCGCGGGTACGGCTACGAAGTCTTCATGAACAGCACGATGGACGATTCCGACGAGAACCGCTGGAAGCTCGTCCGCTTCGTGGCGCAAGAGGTCAAGAAGGACACGAAGATCCCGCATTTCGACAAGATGGCCGTCGCCGAGATCCTTCGCGACGCCCAGCGGCGCAGCGGCCGGCGCGGCAAGCTCACGCTTCGCCTGCGCGAGCTTGGCGGCCTCGTGCGCGTGGCCGGGGACGTGGCCATCGAAGCAAAGGCGCCGCTTGTCACGCAGACCCACGTCGTGAAGGCCAAGATGATCGCGCGCTCGCTTGAGCAGCAGGTCGTCGACCAGATGATCGAGCACCGCCGCGAGTACCGCACGTTCCGCGTGAGCGGCGGCGCCATCGGCCAGGTGAACGGCCTTGCCGTCTTCATGGGCGGCGAGGTGGGCGAGCCCTCGGGCATCGTCATGCCGATTGCCGCCGAGGTGACGCCCTCCCAAAGCAAGAGCGAGGGCAAGGTCATCGCGACGGGCAAGCTTGGCGACATCGCCCGCGAAGCGGTCCAGAACGTGGCCGCCGTGATCAAGAAGCACACGGGCGTCGACGTCACGACGCACGACATCCACATCCAGTTCGTTCTCGCGCACGAGGGCGTCGAGGGCGACTCGGCCTCCATCTCGGTGGCGACGGCCGTCATCAGCGCGCTCGAGGAGATCGAGGTCGACCAGGGCGCGGCCATGACCGGATCGCTGTCCATCCGCGGCGACGTGCTCCCCGTGGGAGGCGTCACGGCCAAGATCGAGGCGGCCGCCGAGGCGGGCCTGAAGAAGGTCATCATCCCAAGGGCAAACCTCCAGGACGTCCTCATCGAGGAGCGCTACCGCGACCGCATCAAGATCGTGCCCGTGGAGACGCTCGACGAGGTCCTCCAGGAAGTCCTCATGACAAGCCCCAAGAAGAAGGGCCTCGTGGAGAAGCTCGCCAAGTTCATGCACAAGACGAGCACGACGCTTGGAACGGGCGTTCCGGGCGCCGGCGTGCCGGCCGGCGCAAGCGGCGCCACGAAGACGCCCGGCCTCTAG
- a CDS encoding NTPase: MLQDIKIGITGLPQVGKTATLLKIVEKLEGRDVIVGGMVTEPFVENGKRAGFKIVNWLTKEEGVLAREGATGDVRTGKYGVDLDVLETVGVTAIRQAIAEAEVIVIDEVGKMEMESDTFCQAVKDALDTPKPLIMTLHKKSRNPLLQDIRRRDDIRILEVTRINRNLLPYKIEKLLEGENI; this comes from the coding sequence ATGCTCCAGGATATAAAGATCGGGATCACCGGCCTGCCGCAGGTCGGCAAGACCGCCACGCTTCTCAAGATCGTCGAGAAGCTCGAAGGACGCGACGTCATCGTGGGCGGCATGGTCACGGAGCCCTTCGTCGAGAACGGCAAGCGCGCCGGATTCAAGATCGTGAACTGGCTCACGAAGGAAGAAGGCGTCCTTGCGCGCGAGGGGGCGACCGGCGACGTGCGCACGGGCAAGTACGGCGTCGATCTCGACGTCCTCGAGACCGTGGGCGTCACGGCCATCCGACAAGCCATCGCGGAGGCCGAAGTCATCGTCATCGACGAGGTTGGCAAGATGGAGATGGAAAGCGACACCTTCTGCCAGGCGGTCAAGGACGCGCTCGACACGCCAAAGCCCCTCATCATGACGCTCCACAAGAAGTCCCGCAACCCGCTCTTGCAGGACATCCGGCGGCGCGACGACATCCGCATCCTGGAAGTCACGCGGATCAATCGCAACTTGTTGCCGTACAAGATCGAGAAGCTCCTAGAAGGAGAGAACATCTAG
- a CDS encoding acyl-CoA dehydrogenase: MDFRLSDEQEAVRKMVREFAEKNVAPIAAAIDREKRFPTENIPRMAELGLLGMTAPAEWGGAGFDYVSYVVALEELARACAATSVIVSVTNTLAGYPLNAFSNDAQKERFLRPLATGAKLGAFALSEPNAGSDPAAMTTVAVKKGGSYVLSGQKNFITNGGHAGIYVVFAKTDVAAKHRGISAFVVEAGTPGFTWSPPEDKMGIRAAHSTQLFFDNCEIPVENLLGQEGEGFKIAMATLDRGRIGIAAQAVGIAQACVDAAAAYAKERHAFGKPIAHHQAIQHMIADMHVAAEASRVLTWRAAFLCQQGEKFGTASAMAKLFASEAAMKNAIDAVQVHGGAGYTTDFPVERYMRDAKITEIYEGTSEIQRLVIARDAIGLK, translated from the coding sequence ATGGACTTCCGCCTGAGCGACGAGCAGGAAGCCGTCCGCAAGATGGTGCGCGAGTTCGCCGAGAAGAACGTTGCCCCCATCGCCGCGGCGATCGACCGCGAGAAGCGGTTCCCCACGGAGAACATCCCGCGGATGGCCGAGCTTGGCCTTCTGGGCATGACGGCCCCGGCGGAGTGGGGCGGCGCGGGCTTCGACTACGTCTCCTACGTCGTGGCGCTCGAGGAACTCGCCCGCGCGTGCGCGGCCACGAGCGTCATCGTCTCCGTCACGAATACGCTCGCGGGCTACCCCCTCAACGCCTTCTCGAACGACGCGCAGAAGGAGCGCTTCCTGCGCCCCCTTGCCACGGGCGCCAAGCTTGGCGCGTTTGCCCTCTCGGAGCCCAACGCCGGAAGCGACCCGGCCGCCATGACGACGGTCGCCGTGAAGAAGGGCGGCTCGTACGTCCTCTCCGGCCAGAAGAACTTCATCACAAACGGCGGCCACGCGGGAATCTACGTTGTCTTCGCCAAGACCGACGTGGCGGCCAAGCACCGCGGCATCAGCGCCTTCGTGGTCGAGGCCGGCACGCCCGGGTTCACCTGGTCGCCGCCCGAGGACAAGATGGGCATCCGCGCGGCGCACAGCACGCAACTCTTCTTCGACAACTGTGAAATCCCCGTCGAGAACCTCCTCGGGCAGGAGGGTGAAGGGTTCAAGATCGCCATGGCCACGCTCGACCGGGGCCGGATCGGCATCGCCGCGCAGGCCGTCGGCATCGCGCAGGCGTGCGTGGACGCCGCCGCCGCGTACGCGAAGGAGCGCCACGCGTTTGGCAAGCCCATCGCGCACCACCAGGCGATCCAGCACATGATCGCCGACATGCACGTGGCGGCCGAGGCCTCCCGCGTGCTCACGTGGCGCGCGGCCTTCCTCTGCCAGCAGGGCGAGAAGTTCGGAACGGCCTCCGCGATGGCCAAGCTCTTTGCGAGCGAAGCGGCCATGAAGAACGCGATCGACGCCGTGCAGGTGCACGGCGGCGCCGGCTACACGACGGACTTCCCCGTCGAGCGCTACATGCGCGACGCGAAGATCACGGAGATCTACGAAGGAACGTCGGAGATTCAGCGTTTGGTCATCGCGAGGGACGCGATCGGGCTCAAGTGA